A genomic region of uncultured Roseibium sp. contains the following coding sequences:
- the gyrB gene encoding DNA topoisomerase (ATP-hydrolyzing) subunit B, with the protein MSDTSTSDPIPTPEADTGAEYGADSIKVLKGLDAVRKRPGMYIGDTDDGSGLHHMVYEVVDNAIDEALAGHADHVTVTLNPDGSVTVSDNGRGIPTDLHPEEGVSAAEVIMTQLHAGGKFDQNSYKVSGGLHGVGVSVVNALSTRLDLRIWRDDKEHFMSFAHGEAQASLEVVGPANGKKGTEVTFLPSTETFSKTEFDFNTLEHRLRELAFLNSGARIILTDKRGVEDVVEELFYEGGLEAFVRYLDRAKHPLIENPVTMKAEKDGITVEAAMWWNDSYHEQVLCFTNNIPQRDGGTHLAGFRAALTRQVTGYAEATGLMKKEKVSLSGDDCREGLTCVLSVKVPDPKFSSQTKDKLVSSEVRPVVENLIAQTLNDWLEENPAPARAIVSKVVEAASAREAARKARELTRRKGALDVASLPGKLADCQERDASKAELFLVEGDSAGGSAKQGRHRENQAVLPLRGKILNVERARFDKMLSSNEIGTLITALGTGIGKEEFNIEKLRYHKIIIMTDADVDGAHIRTLLLTFFFRQMPELIDNGYVYIAQPPLYKVKRGQSEQYLKDQPALEDYLIAQGLDETTLTLANGEVRMGQDLHNVVENARKLAEIFDGLHSRYNRDVVEQAAIAGALNTEILEDRTKAEEAAAYIARRMDILADEFERGWTGVAQDDGSLVFRRTVRGVEEAATIDAALLDSADARRLAAYADHLNEVYGKAAVLRRKDVPTEIRGPRALLDHVYSFGQKGISLQRYKGLGEMNPEQLWETTLDPNVRSLLQVKVKEADDADDIFTKLMGDEVEPRREFIQDNALSVANLDI; encoded by the coding sequence ATGAGCGACACGTCCACGTCAGACCCCATTCCGACCCCTGAAGCTGATACCGGAGCCGAGTACGGAGCGGACTCCATCAAGGTCCTCAAGGGGCTTGATGCGGTGCGCAAACGCCCGGGCATGTATATCGGCGACACGGACGACGGCAGCGGCCTGCACCACATGGTCTACGAGGTGGTCGACAATGCCATCGACGAAGCACTGGCCGGACATGCCGACCACGTGACGGTCACGCTCAACCCGGACGGTTCGGTGACCGTGTCGGACAACGGACGCGGCATCCCCACCGACCTGCACCCCGAAGAAGGCGTATCGGCGGCCGAGGTCATCATGACCCAGCTGCACGCCGGCGGAAAATTCGACCAGAACTCCTACAAGGTCTCCGGCGGTCTGCACGGCGTCGGCGTCTCGGTTGTCAACGCGCTCTCGACAAGGCTCGACCTGAGAATCTGGCGCGACGACAAAGAACATTTCATGAGCTTCGCGCATGGCGAGGCACAGGCCTCCCTGGAAGTCGTCGGGCCGGCCAATGGCAAGAAGGGCACCGAAGTCACGTTCCTGCCGTCGACGGAAACCTTCAGCAAGACGGAGTTCGACTTCAACACGCTCGAACACCGCCTGCGCGAACTGGCCTTCCTGAATTCCGGTGCGCGGATCATCCTGACGGACAAGCGCGGCGTCGAGGACGTTGTCGAGGAACTCTTCTACGAGGGCGGCCTGGAAGCCTTCGTGCGCTATCTCGACCGGGCCAAACATCCGCTGATCGAAAACCCGGTCACGATGAAGGCCGAAAAAGACGGCATCACCGTGGAAGCGGCCATGTGGTGGAACGACAGCTACCACGAGCAGGTGCTGTGCTTTACCAACAACATCCCGCAGCGCGACGGCGGCACACACCTTGCCGGGTTCCGCGCGGCGCTGACCCGCCAGGTGACCGGTTATGCGGAAGCGACCGGGCTCATGAAAAAGGAAAAGGTCTCGCTGTCGGGTGACGACTGCCGGGAAGGCCTGACCTGTGTCCTGTCCGTGAAGGTTCCCGATCCGAAATTCTCCTCGCAGACCAAGGACAAGCTGGTGTCCTCCGAAGTCCGGCCCGTCGTGGAGAACCTGATCGCCCAGACTCTCAACGACTGGCTGGAAGAGAACCCGGCACCGGCCAGAGCGATCGTCTCCAAGGTGGTCGAGGCGGCCTCGGCCCGCGAAGCGGCCCGGAAAGCACGTGAATTGACCCGGCGCAAGGGGGCTCTCGACGTCGCTTCCCTGCCCGGCAAGCTCGCGGACTGCCAGGAACGGGACGCGTCCAAGGCCGAACTCTTCCTGGTGGAGGGTGATTCCGCGGGCGGCTCGGCCAAGCAGGGCCGGCACAGGGAAAACCAGGCGGTGCTGCCGCTGCGCGGCAAGATCCTCAACGTGGAACGTGCCCGCTTCGACAAGATGCTCTCCTCCAACGAAATCGGCACGCTGATCACGGCGCTCGGCACCGGTATCGGCAAGGAAGAGTTCAACATCGAGAAGCTGCGCTACCACAAGATCATCATCATGACGGATGCGGATGTCGACGGTGCCCATATCCGGACGCTGCTGCTGACCTTCTTCTTCCGGCAGATGCCCGAACTGATCGACAACGGCTATGTCTACATCGCGCAGCCGCCGCTCTACAAGGTGAAGCGCGGCCAGTCCGAGCAATATCTCAAGGATCAGCCCGCCCTTGAAGACTACCTGATCGCACAGGGTCTCGACGAGACTACGCTGACGCTCGCGAACGGCGAGGTCCGGATGGGCCAGGATCTTCACAACGTCGTTGAGAACGCGCGCAAGCTCGCCGAAATCTTCGACGGGCTGCATTCGCGCTACAATCGCGATGTGGTAGAGCAGGCCGCGATCGCCGGCGCCTTGAACACCGAGATCCTTGAAGACCGCACCAAGGCCGAAGAGGCCGCCGCCTATATTGCCCGCCGCATGGATATCCTGGCAGATGAATTCGAGCGCGGCTGGACGGGTGTTGCGCAGGACGACGGCAGCCTGGTCTTCCGGCGCACGGTGCGCGGCGTCGAAGAGGCCGCCACGATCGACGCGGCGCTGCTGGACAGTGCCGATGCGCGCCGGCTTGCAGCCTATGCGGACCATCTCAACGAGGTTTACGGCAAGGCGGCGGTGCTGCGCCGCAAGGACGTGCCGACGGAAATCCGCGGTCCGAGGGCCCTGCTCGACCATGTCTACAGCTTCGGCCAGAAGGGCATCTCCCTTCAGCGCTACAAGGGGCTGGGCGAAATGAACCCGGAACAGCTCTGGGAAACGACGCTCGACCCGAATGTCCGCTCCCTGCTTCAGGTCAAGGTCAAGGAGGCGGACGACGCCGACGACATCTTCACCAAGCTGATGGGCGACGAAGTGGAACCGCGCCGCGAGTTCATCCAGGACAACGCGCTGTCCGTGGCGAACCTGGATATCTGA
- a CDS encoding ricin-type beta-trefoil lectin domain protein, which produces MKSIFRIALAALGLGVIAVPAQSAENLVEIQLADRLDDARGYCLDIAGGQGKNAPLDKGLQAHTCYNYTGGILEDQGFDEALIVKGEFRIPYFDVCMAVPSVEAGAPVILGSCAGTDAQKFTLKDNGQLVTQADPKLCVTVNSTEKREGRGGSPVHVMRPLSLQPCDDANKTYQTWSLFHL; this is translated from the coding sequence ATGAAATCCATTTTCAGGATTGCGCTTGCAGCCCTGGGCCTGGGAGTGATTGCCGTGCCGGCCCAATCGGCTGAAAACCTTGTTGAAATCCAGCTTGCCGACAGGTTGGATGATGCACGGGGATACTGTCTGGACATAGCTGGCGGGCAGGGCAAGAACGCGCCGCTGGACAAGGGATTGCAGGCCCACACCTGCTATAACTACACGGGCGGCATTCTCGAAGACCAGGGCTTTGACGAGGCGCTCATCGTCAAGGGAGAGTTCCGCATTCCCTACTTCGATGTCTGTATGGCAGTCCCATCCGTCGAAGCCGGCGCGCCGGTTATTCTCGGCTCATGTGCCGGTACGGACGCACAGAAATTCACCCTGAAAGACAATGGACAGCTGGTTACCCAGGCCGACCCGAAGCTATGCGTAACAGTCAACAGTACGGAAAAACGGGAAGGGCGCGGCGGCTCTCCCGTCCATGTGATGCGCCCTTTGTCCCTCCAGCCCTGTGACGACGCCAACAAGACCTACCAAACCTGGTCTCTGTTTCACCTGTAG
- the recF gene encoding DNA replication/repair protein RecF → MSQFRTANVTRLSLTDFRNHERLSFPVGSGMVALVGANGAGKTNILEAISFLTAGRGLRRAALADVARSSGPGSWSVAATVDLDGLETKLGTGLVEGASGRKVRIDGEDVRGSETLLDYVRVLWLVPAMDGLFTGPGSDRRRFLDRLTLSVDPGHGRRVGNFETALRQRNKLLEQGGTDTYLTALEQQVAELGTAVSLARQETVDLLAQTIADQQTQSQPFPSAALELEGTFERDTAGMNAADREEHYRAALSNGRGRDRAAGRTLTGPHLSDLKVRHAAKDMPAALASTGEQKALLIGLILAHCELTAKVSGMTPLLLLDEVAAHLDPDRRAALFAKLALLGGQVFMTGTDRALFEALPAEAEILEIDSGEVRRIAPGPTS, encoded by the coding sequence ATGAGCCAATTCAGGACGGCGAATGTGACGCGCCTGTCCCTGACCGACTTTCGCAACCATGAAAGACTGTCGTTTCCGGTCGGGTCCGGCATGGTCGCCCTTGTCGGCGCCAACGGTGCCGGGAAGACCAACATTCTCGAAGCGATTTCCTTCCTCACGGCGGGCCGCGGCTTGCGCCGCGCCGCGCTCGCGGACGTTGCGCGCAGCTCGGGTCCGGGCAGCTGGAGCGTTGCCGCGACGGTGGACCTCGACGGGCTGGAAACGAAACTCGGTACAGGGCTTGTGGAAGGCGCGAGCGGGCGGAAAGTCCGCATCGACGGGGAAGATGTGCGCGGCTCGGAAACGCTTCTGGACTACGTGCGCGTGCTCTGGCTGGTACCGGCGATGGACGGCCTGTTCACCGGCCCGGGCTCGGACAGGCGCCGGTTTCTCGACCGGCTGACGCTGTCGGTTGACCCGGGTCATGGCCGCCGCGTCGGCAATTTTGAAACTGCCCTGCGCCAACGGAACAAATTGCTGGAACAGGGCGGCACGGATACCTATCTGACGGCTCTGGAACAACAGGTTGCGGAGCTTGGAACGGCTGTTTCCCTCGCCCGGCAGGAAACGGTCGATCTTCTTGCACAGACGATTGCCGACCAGCAAACCCAGAGCCAGCCGTTTCCGAGCGCCGCGCTGGAACTGGAGGGGACGTTCGAACGCGATACCGCCGGCATGAACGCCGCCGATCGCGAAGAGCATTACCGCGCTGCACTGTCAAACGGCCGGGGACGGGACAGGGCAGCGGGACGAACGCTCACCGGCCCGCACCTGAGCGACCTCAAGGTCCGCCACGCCGCCAAGGACATGCCGGCCGCGCTCGCCTCGACAGGTGAACAGAAAGCGCTCCTGATCGGGCTGATCCTTGCCCATTGCGAACTCACCGCGAAGGTCAGCGGCATGACGCCCCTCCTGCTGCTCGACGAGGTCGCCGCACATCTGGATCCCGACCGGCGGGCCGCTCTCTTTGCCAAGCTCGCCCTGCTTGGCGGACAGGTCTTCATGACGGGCACCGACCGGGCGCTTTTCGAGGCCCTGCCCGCAGAGGCCGAGATCCTTGAAATCGACAGTGGTGAAGTCAGGCGGATCGCGCCCGGCCCAACCTCATAA
- the dnaN gene encoding DNA polymerase III subunit beta: MKATLERTDLLKSLTHVHRVVERRNTIPILSNVLLRADGNAINLKATDLDLEIVESVPAMVELPGATTVPAHMFYDIVRKLPEGSQVVLETTGDNATLEIRAGRSKFTLQMLPETDFPDLTAGDFSHGFALSAADIRKLIDTTQFAISTEETRYYLNGIYLHTVDAPNGQQFRAVATDGHRLAQAEVIAPQGASGMPGIIVPRKTVGEIQKLLEDPEANVQIELSETKIRITTGSIILTSKLIDGTFPDYGRVIPQNNDKEMRVDRDEFKEAVDRVSTISSERGRAVKLSLDEGRMVLTVNNPDSGSATEELAVEFDAEPLEIGFNSRYLLDIANQLGSDTALFRLADSGSPTLIQDNTVEDCLFVLMPMRV; this comes from the coding sequence ATGAAAGCGACCCTCGAACGGACCGACCTCCTCAAGTCCTTGACCCACGTTCACCGGGTGGTCGAGCGGCGAAACACCATTCCCATTCTTTCCAACGTTCTCCTGCGCGCCGACGGCAACGCGATCAATCTCAAGGCAACCGACCTGGACCTTGAAATCGTCGAATCCGTCCCGGCCATGGTCGAATTGCCCGGCGCAACGACGGTCCCCGCGCACATGTTCTACGACATCGTGCGCAAGCTCCCGGAAGGGTCGCAGGTCGTTCTGGAAACCACGGGCGACAACGCCACTCTTGAAATCCGGGCAGGCCGGTCGAAGTTCACGCTCCAGATGCTGCCTGAAACCGACTTTCCGGATCTCACCGCAGGCGACTTCAGCCACGGCTTCGCACTGAGTGCAGCCGACATCCGGAAGCTCATCGACACGACGCAGTTTGCGATTTCGACCGAGGAAACCCGGTACTACCTTAACGGGATCTACCTCCACACCGTGGACGCTCCCAACGGTCAGCAATTCCGTGCCGTGGCCACCGACGGACACCGGCTGGCCCAGGCCGAAGTGATCGCGCCGCAGGGTGCTTCCGGCATGCCGGGTATCATCGTGCCCCGAAAGACGGTCGGCGAAATCCAGAAACTGCTTGAAGACCCTGAAGCCAACGTCCAGATCGAACTTTCGGAAACCAAAATCCGCATCACCACAGGGTCGATCATTCTCACGTCCAAGCTGATCGACGGCACGTTTCCCGACTACGGGCGGGTCATTCCGCAGAACAACGACAAGGAAATGCGGGTCGACCGGGACGAGTTCAAGGAGGCCGTCGATCGCGTCTCGACAATTTCCTCCGAGCGCGGACGCGCGGTCAAACTGTCGCTCGACGAAGGCCGGATGGTCCTGACCGTCAACAATCCGGATTCGGGCAGCGCGACTGAAGAGCTGGCCGTCGAATTTGATGCCGAACCCCTCGAAATCGGCTTCAATTCCCGCTACCTGCTCGACATCGCAAATCAACTCGGCAGTGACACGGCCCTGTTCCGTCTCGCCGATTCCGGTTCGCCGACACTGATCCAGGACAACACGGTCGAGGATTGCCTGTTCGTCCTCATGCCCATGCGGGTCTGA
- the mutM gene encoding bifunctional DNA-formamidopyrimidine glycosylase/DNA-(apurinic or apyrimidinic site) lyase, which yields MPELPEVETVKRGLAPTFEGARIVSVDQNRPDLRFAFPDGFASRLTGQTVSALSRRSKYLLADIDSGDVLVMHLGMSGSFRIENEASGNTPGSFEHPRNKDPKHDHVVFHLQTGARSGARIIYNDPRRFGFMDLIPRAELGDHPLFRDLGLEPLGNDLSSDALARLFKDRKMPLKAALLNQKLIAGLGNIYVCEALWRSGLSPLRPAGSLVTKTGRAARKANLLAANIRETLHDAIKAGGSSLRDHAQTDGTLGYFQHSFAVYGREGEPCRTPGCKGTVNRVVQSNRSTFHCPTCQT from the coding sequence ATGCCCGAATTGCCGGAAGTCGAAACGGTCAAACGCGGTCTGGCGCCCACATTCGAAGGCGCCCGGATCGTGTCCGTCGACCAGAATAGACCGGATCTCAGGTTTGCGTTTCCGGACGGGTTCGCCTCCCGCCTTACCGGGCAAACCGTTTCCGCGCTGTCCCGGCGGTCGAAATACCTGCTTGCGGATATCGACAGCGGCGATGTTCTGGTGATGCACCTTGGCATGTCGGGTTCGTTCCGGATCGAAAACGAAGCGTCCGGCAACACACCCGGAAGTTTCGAGCACCCGCGGAACAAGGACCCCAAACACGACCATGTGGTCTTTCACCTGCAGACCGGCGCCCGCTCCGGCGCGCGTATCATCTACAATGACCCGCGCCGGTTCGGTTTCATGGATCTGATCCCGCGCGCGGAGCTTGGCGATCATCCCCTGTTCAGGGACCTCGGGCTCGAGCCGCTCGGCAACGATCTGAGCAGTGATGCGCTGGCGCGTCTGTTCAAGGACCGCAAGATGCCGTTGAAGGCAGCCCTGCTCAATCAGAAACTGATCGCCGGTCTCGGCAACATATATGTGTGCGAAGCGCTGTGGCGCAGCGGACTGAGCCCGCTGCGCCCGGCCGGATCGCTTGTGACGAAGACCGGTAGAGCCGCCAGGAAGGCCAACCTTCTGGCAGCCAATATCCGGGAAACGCTGCACGACGCCATCAAGGCGGGCGGTTCATCCTTGCGCGATCATGCGCAGACAGACGGAACACTCGGCTACTTCCAGCATTCCTTTGCCGTTTACGGCCGCGAGGGAGAGCCGTGCCGGACGCCCGGCTGCAAAGGAACGGTCAACCGCGTTGTCCAGTCCAACCGATCGACGTTTCATTGCCCGACCTGCCAGACCTGA
- the dnaA gene encoding chromosomal replication initiator protein DnaA, producing MQVQEAGGSEHWKRVKKQLRAELGDDVFTSWFARVDLEEHQDGTVRLSVPTRFLKQWIQNNYNDQLMGLWQRECDNVHRIELTVRGAIRPRQTPVAQPGLAAPSGVKAISADGRSDTLADASQVTRAQAATAALGRGDSNADSARDVLQGAALDPKYTFETFVEGESNNLALAAARQVAAGGAVTFNPLYLHASVGLGKTHLMQAVAAKARANGHKVLYLTAEHFMYKFVAALKSQSALAFKDTLRTIDLLLIDDMQFLHGKQVQQEFCHTLNALIDGARQVIVAADRAPSELDTLDDRVRSRLSGGLVVGIQEPDFTLRRNILLSRVEAAQRSYPQFAVPDSVLDYVARHVASSGRDLEGALNRLIAHNQLTNQPITQEMAEMTLRDLVRSSEPRRVKIEDIQRVVSKHYNVTKADLLSARRTRTIVRPRQIAMYLAKVMTPRSLPEIGRRFGNRDHTTVLHAVRKIEELSRADYALAQELELLKRMLDA from the coding sequence ATGCAGGTTCAGGAGGCCGGTGGCTCCGAACATTGGAAACGGGTAAAGAAGCAGCTTCGTGCCGAATTGGGCGATGATGTTTTTACCAGCTGGTTTGCACGCGTAGACCTTGAGGAACACCAGGACGGCACAGTGCGGCTGTCGGTTCCGACCCGTTTCCTGAAGCAGTGGATTCAAAACAACTACAATGACCAGCTGATGGGTCTCTGGCAGCGTGAATGCGACAATGTTCATCGCATCGAGCTGACCGTGCGCGGTGCGATACGCCCCCGGCAGACCCCGGTTGCCCAGCCCGGGCTGGCGGCTCCGAGCGGTGTCAAAGCCATCAGTGCCGATGGCCGTTCCGACACGCTCGCTGACGCGTCGCAGGTGACGCGCGCGCAGGCGGCAACAGCAGCTCTCGGACGCGGTGACAGCAATGCGGACAGCGCGCGCGATGTGCTGCAGGGCGCTGCGCTTGATCCGAAATACACGTTCGAAACCTTCGTTGAAGGCGAGTCCAACAACCTGGCCCTGGCCGCGGCACGGCAGGTTGCAGCCGGAGGTGCCGTCACCTTCAATCCGCTTTACCTTCACGCTTCGGTGGGGCTCGGCAAAACCCACCTGATGCAGGCGGTCGCCGCAAAGGCGCGCGCCAATGGTCACAAGGTGCTCTACCTCACCGCCGAGCACTTCATGTACAAGTTCGTCGCAGCCCTGAAGTCCCAGTCCGCGCTGGCGTTCAAGGATACGCTGCGTACGATCGATCTGCTGCTTATCGACGACATGCAGTTCCTGCACGGAAAACAGGTTCAGCAGGAATTCTGCCACACCCTGAACGCGCTCATCGACGGAGCCCGCCAGGTGATCGTGGCTGCCGACCGGGCGCCTTCCGAACTCGACACCCTTGACGACCGCGTGCGCTCACGCCTGTCCGGCGGGCTGGTTGTCGGCATCCAGGAGCCGGATTTCACGCTTCGCCGCAACATTCTCCTGTCCCGTGTCGAGGCGGCTCAGAGGTCCTACCCGCAATTCGCGGTACCCGACAGCGTGCTGGACTATGTTGCCCGTCACGTTGCCTCCTCCGGCCGGGACCTCGAAGGGGCCCTCAACCGCCTGATCGCGCACAATCAGCTGACCAATCAGCCGATCACGCAGGAAATGGCGGAAATGACCCTGCGCGACCTGGTGCGGTCCAGCGAACCGCGCCGCGTCAAGATCGAGGACATCCAGCGCGTCGTCTCCAAGCATTACAACGTCACCAAGGCGGATCTGCTGTCCGCGCGCCGGACCCGGACGATCGTGCGCCCCCGGCAGATTGCCATGTATCTTGCGAAAGTGATGACCCCCCGATCGCTCCCCGAAATCGGGCGCCGATTCGGAAACAGGGATCACACGACGGTTCTTCATGCGGTGCGAAAAATCGAGGAATTGTCGCGGGCTGACTACGCGCTTGCCCAGGAGCTCGAGCTGCTGAAACGCATGCTGGACGCCTGA
- a CDS encoding enoyl-CoA hydratase, producing the protein MGYKNIRVEKRGKVGLITLDRPKALNALNSELIAELGTALDGFDEDERIGCVVITGSEKAFAAGADIKEMLPHDFSSAYQTDLITPFDRVSRNRKPIIAAVAGYALGGGCELAMLCDFIIAADTAKFGQPEITLGVIPGAGGTQRLTRFVGKSKAMEMVLTGRMMDAEEAERSGLVSRIVPADDLLEEVLKVAEKIAEFSLPVVMMAKESVDRAYETTLSEGVRFERRVFQAMFALEDQKEGMTAFSEKRAPQFRNK; encoded by the coding sequence ATGGGATACAAGAACATCCGTGTCGAGAAACGTGGCAAGGTCGGCCTGATCACACTCGACAGACCGAAGGCGCTGAATGCGCTGAATTCGGAACTGATTGCCGAACTCGGAACGGCACTCGACGGCTTCGATGAGGATGAGCGCATCGGCTGCGTTGTCATCACCGGCTCGGAAAAGGCCTTTGCCGCCGGTGCCGATATCAAGGAAATGCTGCCGCACGACTTTTCGTCCGCATATCAGACAGACCTGATCACACCGTTCGACCGCGTCTCGCGGAACCGCAAGCCGATCATTGCCGCGGTTGCCGGATATGCCCTGGGCGGCGGCTGCGAACTGGCGATGCTGTGCGATTTCATCATCGCGGCGGACACGGCCAAGTTCGGTCAGCCGGAGATCACGCTGGGCGTGATACCCGGTGCCGGCGGCACGCAGCGGCTGACGCGTTTCGTCGGCAAGTCGAAAGCGATGGAAATGGTGCTGACAGGACGGATGATGGATGCCGAAGAAGCCGAGCGGAGCGGCCTCGTCAGCCGGATCGTGCCGGCAGACGATCTCCTGGAAGAAGTGCTGAAAGTGGCCGAGAAGATCGCGGAGTTCTCGCTGCCCGTCGTCATGATGGCAAAGGAAAGCGTCGACCGGGCCTACGAAACAACGCTTTCGGAAGGCGTGCGCTTCGAGCGACGCGTCTTCCAGGCAATGTTCGCGCTGGAGGATCAGAAAGAGGGAATGACCGCGTTTTCCGAAAAGCGCGCCCCCCAGTTCCGCAACAAATAA
- a CDS encoding rhodanese-like domain-containing protein gives MHSVGGYAGNVTSQEAFDALSERADAVLVDVRTQAEWSFVGVPDLRPIGKEPLLIEWQSFPSSGPNPEFANAVSSHLSKKGLDLDAPIYFLCRSGARSQAAATVLTQAGHTRCFNISDGFEGPLDADRHRGTQSGWKATGLPWIQS, from the coding sequence GTGCATAGCGTGGGTGGTTACGCTGGAAACGTAACGTCGCAGGAGGCGTTTGACGCACTTTCGGAGCGGGCTGATGCGGTGCTCGTCGATGTGCGCACGCAGGCTGAATGGTCGTTTGTCGGCGTGCCGGATCTTCGTCCCATCGGCAAGGAGCCCCTGCTGATCGAGTGGCAGAGCTTCCCCTCGTCGGGTCCCAATCCCGAGTTCGCAAATGCCGTGTCTAGCCACCTTTCGAAAAAAGGGCTTGACCTGGACGCTCCAATCTATTTCTTGTGCCGCTCCGGTGCCCGGAGCCAGGCGGCAGCAACAGTCCTGACACAGGCCGGGCACACGCGTTGTTTCAACATCTCAGACGGGTTCGAGGGACCGCTGGACGCGGATCGTCATCGCGGAACACAGTCCGGTTGGAAGGCCACCGGACTGCCTTGGATTCAAAGTTAG
- a CDS encoding MarR family winged helix-turn-helix transcriptional regulator, translating to MKRIPVDLHPVLHSATLLEKRVEMLLRPTGVRHRQALILDALSRIGPSSQRHLAKQFDVSAGSMSSMTERLVALGFITQSTNPENRRSDILELTPDGRAVLQKVRIVWQEATALISSALGDTRAETFTALATKLRNTLGGSKPEKEQRGA from the coding sequence ATGAAACGGATACCGGTAGACCTCCACCCTGTTTTGCATTCAGCCACTTTGTTGGAAAAGCGGGTTGAAATGCTGCTGAGACCAACCGGAGTCCGTCACCGGCAGGCTCTGATTCTGGATGCCTTGTCCCGGATCGGGCCAAGCTCGCAGAGGCATCTGGCAAAACAGTTCGATGTTTCGGCTGGCAGCATGAGTTCCATGACAGAACGGTTGGTGGCGCTGGGCTTCATCACGCAAAGCACAAATCCCGAGAACCGCCGCAGTGATATTCTTGAACTGACACCGGACGGCCGGGCGGTTCTGCAAAAAGTGCGGATTGTGTGGCAAGAGGCGACCGCCCTGATTTCCTCCGCACTTGGCGACACTCGGGCCGAAACATTCACGGCACTTGCCACAAAGCTCAGGAACACTTTGGGCGGGTCGAAGCCGGAGAAAGAGCAGCGCGGGGCCTAG
- a CDS encoding metalloregulator ArsR/SmtB family transcription factor — MPYEDELKSLSNPIRQNVIDELARQPMSVSELTSKIDVSQPVMSQHLKVLKDTGLVHARAEGTRNIYCINKNKLDEMRAFWTAHWSNLLASIDEQEE; from the coding sequence ATGCCTTATGAAGATGAACTCAAATCTCTCTCGAACCCCATCCGCCAGAACGTGATCGATGAGCTGGCGCGGCAGCCGATGTCGGTAAGCGAACTGACGTCGAAAATTGACGTTTCGCAACCCGTCATGTCGCAGCATCTCAAGGTCCTGAAGGACACGGGCCTTGTCCACGCGCGCGCGGAAGGAACCCGGAACATCTACTGCATCAACAAGAACAAGCTGGACGAAATGCGCGCGTTCTGGACTGCGCACTGGTCAAATCTGCTGGCTTCAATTGACGAACAGGAGGAGTAG
- the rpsT gene encoding 30S ribosomal protein S20 yields MANTPSAKKAARKIARRTATNKARRSRVRTYLRQVEEAIASGDQAAASEAFKAAQPEIMRAASKGVMHANTASRKVSRLNARIKALSA; encoded by the coding sequence ATGGCCAACACACCATCGGCCAAGAAGGCGGCCCGCAAGATTGCCCGCCGGACGGCCACGAATAAAGCACGCCGCAGCCGTGTGCGCACCTACCTGCGCCAGGTTGAAGAAGCTATTGCTTCCGGTGACCAGGCAGCGGCAAGCGAAGCCTTCAAGGCAGCCCAGCCGGAAATCATGCGCGCGGCTTCGAAAGGCGTCATGCACGCCAATACGGCCTCCAGGAAAGTTTCGCGGCTCAACGCACGCATCAAGGCGCTCAGCGCCTGA